The Scomber japonicus isolate fScoJap1 chromosome 9, fScoJap1.pri, whole genome shotgun sequence genome includes a region encoding these proteins:
- the LOC128365161 gene encoding tubulin beta-1 chain, with amino-acid sequence MREIVHLQAGQCGNQIGAKFWEVISDEHGIDPTGTYHGDSDLQLDRINVYYNEASGGKYVPRAVLVDLEPGTMDSVRSGPFGQVFRPDNFVFGQSGAGNNWAKGHYTEGAELVDSVLDVVRKEAESCDCLQGFQLTHSLGGGTGSGMGTLLISKIREEYPDRIMNTFSVVPSPKVSDTVVEPYNATLSVHQLVENTDETYCIDNEALYDICFRTLKLTTPSYGDLNHLVSATMSGVTTCLRFPGQLNADLRKLAVNMVPFPRLHFFMPGFAPLTSRGSQQYRSLTVPELTQQMFDAKNMMAACDPRHGRYLTVAAIFRGRMSMKEVDEQMLNVQNKNSSYFVEWIPNNVKTAVCDIPPRGLKMAATFIGNSTAIQELFKRISEQFTAMFRRKAFLHWYTGEGMDEMEFTEAESNMNDLVSEYQQYQDATAEEEGEFEEEGEEELA; translated from the exons ATGAGGGAAATTGTTCATCTTCAAGCCGGCCAGTGCGGAAACCAGATTGGTGCCAAG TTTTGGGAGGTGATCAGTGATGAGCATGGCATTGACCCAACTGGTACATACCACGGTGACAGCGACCTGCAGCTGGACAGGATCAATGTCTACTACAATGAAGCCTCAG gaGGAAAATATGTGCCCCGCGCTGTGCTGGTTGATCTGGAGCCAGGCACCATGGACTCTGTGAGGTCTGGACCTTTCGGTCAGGTCTTCAGGCCAGACAACTTCGTTTTCG GCCAGAGTGGTGCTGGCAACAACTGGGCCAAGGGTCACTACACAGAGGGTGCAGAGCTGGTGGACTCTGTCCTCGATGTGGTGAGGAAGGAGGCAGAGAGCTGCGACTGCCTGCAGGGCTTCCAGCTCACACACTCTCTTGGTGGCGGTACAGGCTCTGGTATGGGCACACTGCTCATCAGCAAAATCCGTGAAGAGTACCCCGACCGTATTATGAACACCTTCAGCGTGGTGCCTTCCCCAAAAGTGTCAGACACAGTCGTTGAGCCCTACAACGCCACACTATCGGTCCACCAGCTCGTAGAAAACACAGATGAAACCTACTGTATCGACAATGAGGCCCTTTATGACATCTGTTTCCGTACCCTCAAACTCACAACCCCCTCATACGGTGACCTAAACCACTTGGTCTCCGCCACCATGAGCGGTGTCACCACCTGCCTCAGGTTCCCCGGACAGCTCAACGCTGACCTGCGTAAGCTGGCCGTAAACATGGTGCCATTCCCCCGTCTGCATTTCTTCATGCCTGGCTTCGCTCCCCTCACAAGCCGAGGCAGCCAGCAGTACAGGTCACTCACTGTGCCAGAGCTCACCCAGCAGATGTTCGACGCCAAGAACATGATGGCCGCCTGCGACCCACGCCACGGCCGTTACCTGACAGTGGCTGCCATCTTCCGTGGCCGCATGTCCATGAAGGAGGTGGACGAGCAGATGCTGAATGTGCAGAACAAGAACAGCAGCTACTTCGTTGAATGGATCCCCAACAACGTCAAGACCGCCGTGTGTGACATTCCTCCCCGTGGCCTCAAGATGGCCGCCACCTTCATCGGCAACAGCACAGCCATCCAGGAGCTGTTCAAGCGCATCTCCGAGCAGTTCACAGCCATGTTCAGGCGCAAAGCTTTCCTCCATTGGTACACCGGCGAGGGCATGGATGAGATGGAGTTCACCGAGGCAGAGAGCAACATGAACGACCTGGTGTCTGAGTACCAGCAGTACCAGGATGCCACcgcagaggaggagggagagtttGAGGAGGAGGGCGAGGAGGAGCTGGCCTAA
- the bcl2l16 gene encoding BCL2 like 16, producing the protein MCQSEVPEASLGLNSPDPLVREAFLMAHDYIDYVTTGGADGTMGPAPTACTAALRHAGDELLTRFPIFFRRWPRVFQDVTENTACPMLMNLLDEHFFPPVTGGRRRDLAWSAVLSVYVLAGQMALHCHERGMEEVLPRLKECVGAYVERVICPEIQNKGGWDGFVSRFGEKQDLEGQVKKVCCWTLVALAISILTYFIWKRMA; encoded by the exons ATGTGTCAGTCTGAGGTGCCAGAGGCCAGCCTTGGCTTGAACAGTCCTGACCCACTGGTGAGAGAGGCTTTCCTGATGGCTCATGACTACATAGACTATGTAACCACAGGGGGGGCAGATGGCACCATGGGTCCTGCCCCTACAGCCTGCACTGCAGCTCTGCGCCACGCTGGAGACGAGCTCCTCACCCGCTTCCCCATCTTCTTCAGGCGCTGGCCTCGCGTTTTCCAGGATGTGACGGAGAACACGGCCTGCCCCATGCTAATGAACCTCCTGGATGAGCACTTCTTCCCTCCGGTCACAGGGGGGCGGCGTAGGGACCTGGCTTGGAGTGCCGTGCTATCGGTGTACGTTCTGGCTGGCCAGATGGCCCTGCACTGCCACGAGAGGGGCATGGAGGAGGTCCTGCCCCGGCTGAAGGAGTGCGTGGGGGCGTATGTGGAGAGGGTCATCTGCCCTGAGATACAAAACAAGGGAGGATGG GATGGTTTTGTGTCACGCTTTGGAGAGAAACAGGACTTGGAGGGCCAGGTGAAGAAAGTGTGCTGTTGGACATTGGTGGCTTTGGCCATAAGCATCCTCACCTACTTCATATGGAAAAGAATGGCTTAG